In the Klebsiella aerogenes KCTC 2190 genome, one interval contains:
- a CDS encoding serine acetyltransferase has translation MPNAISQVRREIKHTGSMKAKIAILLYRLATMYRSRNPFYKLLGIPFVILNKLINECLFCVELPWQTRIGYGLRLYHPHCIVLNRGTVIGENCILRQGATIGSLTDSEGREGASPMIGNNVEFGAHVVVIGPVTLGDNVKIGAGTVVTKDLAAGQVVVGQPFRVLSTHREVQE, from the coding sequence ATGCCTAATGCCATCAGCCAGGTCCGCCGCGAGATCAAACATACCGGCAGTATGAAGGCGAAAATCGCGATTCTGCTCTATCGCCTCGCGACGATGTATCGCAGCCGCAACCCGTTTTACAAGCTGCTCGGCATTCCATTCGTTATTCTCAATAAACTGATTAACGAGTGTCTGTTTTGCGTCGAACTACCGTGGCAAACGCGGATCGGCTACGGGTTGAGGCTGTACCATCCACACTGCATCGTCCTCAACCGCGGCACCGTCATCGGTGAAAACTGTATCCTGCGTCAGGGAGCCACCATCGGCAGCCTGACGGATAGCGAAGGCCGCGAAGGGGCAAGCCCGATGATTGGCAATAACGTCGAATTCGGCGCCCACGTGGTGGTCATCGGCCCGGTGACGTTGGGTGATAATGTCAAAATTGGCGCGGGTACCGTGGTGACGAAAGATCTGGCCGCCGGGCAGGTAGTGGTCGGCCAGCCATTCCGGGTGTTGTCAACTCATCGCGAAGTGCAGGAATAA
- a CDS encoding DUF4832 domain-containing protein, which yields MAILSLHSAPLFRALLLASALASASVGAQTTVITPPPFDGLLTNPGIGVASFHDGYGEKPTRAEYPDTGFEYDRFYWSELEPQEGVYNFAPIDNAFSVAASHQPAMNVGLRVMALDEPQTGSKIPDWLIAKGIKGQWVADGKTFVPDLSDPTFIAYAQKLLNALGQRYDGNPELAFIDIGMVGSWGEWHNSNFSEIPPLMEKYTPEQLNRYVDMHFDSFPKTPKVMLISGGDSLAWASRRGAGWRADCWGDWHNFSSEWSHMRDDYPQRLAAAQAAAPGFVDSWKRAPVSLEICGYMSEWQSVQHYTREEVQATFDWALQQHASSLNLKSRPIPPEYRDIVDKALLRIGYRFRVNKLAFETPVKAGKPLAVSVTWRNDGVAPAYLFYPVQWRVVNAAGATVTQVKTQDDVRRWLPGEMQSTVTLTLPASLPAGDYALQTAITDAQGKPRLLLANQGKTADGWYQLTTFSLK from the coding sequence ATGGCGATATTATCTCTGCATAGCGCTCCTCTGTTTCGCGCCCTGCTACTGGCCAGCGCGCTGGCGTCAGCATCCGTTGGCGCGCAAACCACGGTCATCACCCCGCCTCCTTTCGATGGCCTGCTCACCAATCCGGGCATCGGCGTCGCCAGCTTTCATGATGGCTATGGTGAAAAACCGACCCGCGCCGAGTATCCCGATACCGGTTTTGAATACGATCGCTTCTACTGGAGCGAGCTGGAGCCACAGGAAGGGGTCTACAATTTCGCGCCGATCGATAATGCTTTTAGCGTCGCCGCCAGCCATCAGCCAGCCATGAACGTCGGCCTGCGGGTAATGGCGCTCGACGAGCCGCAAACGGGATCGAAAATTCCCGACTGGCTGATCGCCAAAGGGATCAAAGGACAGTGGGTCGCCGACGGTAAAACCTTCGTGCCGGATCTCAGCGATCCAACTTTTATCGCCTATGCGCAGAAACTGCTGAATGCCCTCGGTCAGCGCTATGACGGCAACCCGGAACTGGCCTTTATCGATATCGGCATGGTCGGCTCCTGGGGCGAATGGCACAACTCCAACTTTAGCGAGATTCCGCCGTTAATGGAGAAGTACACGCCGGAGCAGCTCAATCGCTATGTTGATATGCATTTCGATAGCTTCCCGAAAACGCCGAAAGTCATGCTGATTAGCGGCGGCGATTCGCTGGCCTGGGCCAGCCGCCGCGGCGCGGGCTGGCGGGCGGACTGCTGGGGCGACTGGCATAACTTCTCCAGCGAATGGAGCCATATGCGCGATGATTATCCGCAGCGTCTGGCCGCCGCTCAGGCCGCGGCGCCGGGGTTTGTCGATAGCTGGAAACGGGCGCCCGTCAGCCTTGAGATCTGCGGCTATATGAGCGAATGGCAGAGCGTACAGCACTACACGCGTGAAGAGGTGCAGGCCACCTTCGACTGGGCGCTACAGCAACACGCCAGCAGCCTGAACCTGAAATCACGACCGATTCCGCCGGAATACCGCGATATTGTCGATAAAGCCTTACTGCGAATCGGCTACCGTTTCCGGGTCAACAAACTCGCCTTCGAAACGCCGGTTAAGGCTGGTAAGCCGTTAGCGGTCAGTGTTACCTGGCGTAATGATGGCGTCGCCCCGGCCTACCTGTTCTACCCGGTACAATGGCGCGTGGTCAACGCCGCCGGCGCCACGGTTACCCAGGTAAAAACCCAGGATGACGTGCGCCGCTGGCTGCCGGGGGAGATGCAAAGCACTGTCACTCTCACGCTACCCGCCTCGCTGCCCGCCGGCGATTACGCGTTGCAGACCGCCATCACCGATGCCCAGGGTAAGCCGCGGCTGCTGCTGGCCAACCAGGGTAAAACCGCCGACGGCTGGTATCAACTGACCACCTTTTCCCTTAAGTAA
- a CDS encoding polysaccharide biosynthesis/export family protein, protein MTFLNRTLVMLPLLALLLAGCSTPPQTIKTPPDAVYLLDQGDEVNIAVSGEQDLTMRVKIDNSGSIDYPYIGSLLLKGKTPEQVSNEIADKLRGNYLQAPMVTVSIAEYRKVYLLGEVKKPDGYAWEPGLTAEKAIALAGGFTDRADRHDIQIRQARGGRLLENVAADSAVQAGDTIIIGMSFF, encoded by the coding sequence ATGACCTTTTTAAACAGGACACTGGTGATGCTTCCGCTGCTGGCGCTACTGCTGGCGGGCTGTTCGACGCCGCCGCAGACCATTAAAACGCCGCCGGACGCCGTCTACCTTTTGGACCAGGGCGATGAAGTCAATATTGCGGTCTCCGGGGAGCAGGATCTGACGATGCGGGTAAAAATCGATAATAGCGGCAGCATTGATTACCCCTATATCGGATCGCTGCTGTTAAAAGGCAAAACGCCTGAACAGGTGAGTAATGAAATCGCCGATAAACTGCGCGGTAACTACCTACAGGCGCCGATGGTCACGGTGAGCATCGCCGAATACCGCAAAGTTTATCTGCTCGGCGAAGTGAAAAAACCGGATGGTTATGCCTGGGAGCCGGGTTTAACGGCGGAAAAAGCCATCGCCCTGGCCGGCGGTTTCACCGACCGCGCCGATCGTCATGATATTCAAATTCGACAGGCCCGCGGCGGAAGGCTGCTGGAAAATGTCGCCGCCGACTCCGCCGTGCAGGCAGGAGATACCATCATTATTGGCATGAGTTTCTTCTGA
- a CDS encoding glycosyltransferase family 2 protein: MNKTPSITVSIKTLNEAQGIEKTIDSVRKQLQPYPHQIIVADSLSTDNTRELAIAKGAMVVCLDNAADRCCGIGHQLGWLYSEGDYLLLLDGDMELEPGFLDTAVEFLETHPEYAGVAGSVEMDDASNYEFKSRKQRLHLIYPQGDTDHLGGGGLYRREAIAKIGYLTNLNLHGYEEAELGIRLQAAGYKLHRLAAPYFSHASYTMPTFKMLAYRWKNGFLWAPGELLRNCWGKAHFPAALRIVRNELLFTLYLLVLLICLLTFNGKVIAIALLPLLAFIALKAIKNKSLRDGVQSAINLSLFSAGLLRGVINSVRDPMKRPAVTVSNPQHIDTENENSLR, from the coding sequence ATGAATAAAACGCCATCCATTACCGTCAGCATCAAGACCCTGAACGAAGCGCAGGGCATCGAGAAAACGATCGATAGCGTGCGCAAACAGCTGCAACCGTACCCGCATCAAATCATCGTCGCCGACAGCTTATCAACGGATAACACCCGCGAACTGGCTATCGCGAAAGGCGCGATGGTGGTGTGTCTGGATAACGCCGCCGACCGCTGCTGCGGTATCGGCCACCAGCTGGGCTGGCTGTATAGCGAAGGCGATTATCTGCTGCTGCTGGATGGCGATATGGAGCTGGAGCCGGGCTTTCTGGATACCGCGGTCGAATTCCTGGAAACGCATCCGGAGTACGCGGGAGTCGCCGGCAGCGTCGAGATGGATGATGCCTCTAACTATGAGTTCAAATCGCGCAAGCAGCGCCTGCATCTGATCTATCCACAGGGCGACACCGATCATCTGGGCGGCGGCGGCCTGTATCGTCGTGAAGCGATCGCGAAAATCGGCTATCTGACCAACCTCAACCTGCACGGCTACGAAGAAGCGGAGCTGGGCATTCGTTTACAAGCAGCAGGTTACAAACTGCATCGCCTGGCGGCACCCTACTTTAGCCACGCTTCTTACACCATGCCAACCTTTAAAATGCTGGCCTACCGTTGGAAGAACGGCTTTCTGTGGGCGCCGGGCGAGTTGCTCCGAAACTGCTGGGGTAAAGCCCATTTCCCGGCGGCGCTGCGGATTGTACGTAATGAGCTGCTCTTCACCCTCTATCTGCTGGTTTTACTGATTTGTCTACTGACCTTCAATGGCAAGGTTATCGCCATTGCCCTGCTGCCGCTGCTGGCGTTTATCGCTCTGAAGGCCATTAAAAATAAATCGCTGCGCGATGGCGTGCAGAGCGCGATTAACTTATCGCTATTTTCAGCGGGGCTGCTGCGCGGGGTGATTAATTCAGTGCGCGATCCGATGAAACGCCCGGCGGTGACCGTCTCGAATCCACAGCATATTGATACTGAAAATGAAAATTCTCTTCGTTAA
- a CDS encoding capsular polysaccharide biosynthesis protein, which produces MQLNTGRYLEAYALMTLVFCGTVQYFTGIAAVLWLPFFLVLVMAVLLLMQSRPQPLALTGREKLILALYLTFIVLGLVSTVLQSGVVTAIVGFKNELALSLLMFCMLLGMFSESQLYRLTRLFYWIYYAQIPVAIYQVIFVVPKRVAFRGEDEKWDSVVGTFGGDPMGGGNTAAMGMFCLLIMLMKVSEFKHGICSFKSLVIHIALGFFLCVVGEVKFVILLSPFLLALLWILPGYVSGVSKVSLRSLLIIAAGMALLIFVAITVLASNYSSAFGGDPTKSALSVFIDSLGYIFDTNYIMPSGELGRFTTLFFWLQHNELFGPGGMLFGYGLNATNSGSTVSPGYIGVWYHLILDSTALSMLLWEVGIIGIILFIGTIASILVAMRPKETFSRHDLKLEDLQLLSAAPAFYVFVIGCLLSLPYSQILMIIPMLQFLLWLSLGALIVIHRAVRLNSGTHYE; this is translated from the coding sequence ATGCAGCTAAACACCGGCCGCTATCTCGAAGCCTATGCCCTGATGACGCTGGTGTTCTGCGGTACGGTCCAGTATTTCACCGGTATCGCGGCCGTGCTGTGGCTGCCATTTTTTCTGGTGCTGGTGATGGCGGTGCTGCTCCTGATGCAGAGCCGCCCGCAGCCGCTGGCGCTCACCGGGCGGGAAAAGCTAATACTGGCGCTGTATCTGACCTTTATCGTACTCGGGCTGGTCTCAACGGTACTACAGTCAGGGGTCGTCACCGCCATCGTCGGCTTTAAAAACGAGCTGGCGCTCTCGCTGCTGATGTTCTGCATGCTGTTGGGCATGTTTAGTGAATCACAGCTGTACCGTCTGACGCGGCTTTTCTACTGGATCTACTATGCGCAGATCCCGGTCGCTATCTATCAGGTGATTTTCGTGGTGCCTAAACGGGTGGCATTTCGCGGCGAAGATGAGAAATGGGACTCGGTGGTCGGCACTTTCGGCGGCGACCCGATGGGCGGCGGCAACACCGCGGCTATGGGGATGTTCTGTCTGCTGATCATGCTTATGAAAGTGTCAGAGTTTAAGCACGGCATCTGCTCATTTAAATCGCTGGTGATCCACATCGCGCTGGGTTTCTTCCTCTGCGTAGTGGGGGAAGTAAAATTCGTCATTCTTCTATCGCCGTTCCTGCTGGCCCTGCTATGGATCCTGCCCGGCTACGTAAGCGGCGTGAGTAAAGTTAGCCTGCGATCGCTGCTGATCATCGCCGCCGGCATGGCGCTATTAATTTTTGTCGCCATTACCGTGTTGGCCTCCAACTATTCCTCGGCCTTCGGCGGCGACCCGACCAAAAGCGCGCTGTCGGTGTTTATCGATTCGCTGGGCTATATTTTTGATACTAACTACATTATGCCCAGCGGCGAATTGGGGCGTTTTACCACCCTCTTCTTCTGGCTGCAGCATAACGAACTATTTGGTCCTGGCGGCATGCTGTTTGGTTACGGCCTTAACGCCACCAACAGCGGCAGTACCGTCTCGCCGGGCTATATCGGCGTCTGGTATCACCTGATCCTCGATTCCACCGCCTTAAGCATGCTGCTGTGGGAAGTGGGGATTATCGGCATCATTCTGTTCATTGGCACCATCGCCTCAATCCTGGTCGCCATGCGGCCGAAAGAGACCTTTTCGCGCCACGATCTCAAGCTTGAGGATCTGCAACTCCTTAGCGCGGCGCCGGCGTTCTACGTTTTTGTTATCGGCTGTCTGCTCAGCCTGCCCTACAGCCAGATCCTGATGATCATTCCCATGCTACAGTTTTTATTATGGTTATCCCTTGGGGCGCTGATTGTCATCCACCGCGCTGTCCGTCTTAACTCCGGTACCCACTATGAATAA
- a CDS encoding lipopolysaccharide biosynthesis protein — protein MNLIKSISSIASSSVLSQLIGAFSVWLISHRYGMAEVGHYAMIYSNVLIGAQVCTFASQLLIPRQEDHELGQNVVFCLLQSLLMALPWAVITGLIFELNIAFLYLLTFGYALVLVAENLSLRGGNYPFLTFQRIAVSLVVAIALLVMPNPTLFYLAWMVGILLLLVACLIRLFNFKSLTLRHFSIATNVRFLREHWQHISRVGSAEVLAMASNNLPTMLINIWFSPLVAGYFSVVSRFCLSPVMIIGNAVRNSIFSKWSMDFRNRTFNYPEYKKVRLLLLGAAAVCILGIWIFYPLVMRLGFSEEWLNSIPTSRYMLPYLFAALAVSPLTVIELIFGSRRYFLRIQIEQLLIIVIAFIALPYFGVSYEIALLAFSFLTFARYLFILLKMNQRAKTLSLQEQKICS, from the coding sequence ATGAATCTGATTAAGAGTATTTCATCCATCGCCAGTTCATCGGTGCTTTCGCAGCTGATCGGCGCCTTTTCGGTCTGGCTTATCTCTCATCGCTATGGGATGGCGGAGGTCGGCCATTACGCGATGATCTACAGCAATGTACTGATCGGCGCGCAGGTCTGTACCTTTGCCTCGCAGTTGCTAATCCCCCGTCAGGAGGATCACGAGCTTGGGCAAAACGTAGTGTTCTGCCTACTGCAGAGTCTGCTGATGGCCCTCCCTTGGGCGGTCATCACCGGGCTTATCTTCGAACTTAACATTGCGTTTCTCTATTTGCTGACCTTTGGCTATGCGCTGGTGCTGGTGGCGGAAAACCTTTCCCTGCGCGGCGGTAACTATCCTTTCCTGACCTTCCAGCGCATTGCGGTGTCGCTGGTGGTCGCTATTGCGCTGCTGGTGATGCCCAACCCAACGCTGTTTTATCTGGCGTGGATGGTCGGCATCCTGCTGCTGCTGGTCGCCTGCCTGATTCGCCTGTTTAACTTCAAAAGCTTAACGTTGCGCCACTTTTCGATTGCGACGAATGTACGTTTTTTACGCGAGCACTGGCAGCATATCAGCCGCGTCGGCAGCGCCGAGGTACTGGCGATGGCCAGTAATAACCTGCCGACGATGCTGATTAACATCTGGTTCTCGCCGCTGGTCGCCGGCTACTTTTCGGTGGTCAGCCGTTTCTGCCTGTCGCCGGTGATGATTATCGGTAACGCCGTGCGCAACTCCATCTTTTCTAAATGGTCGATGGATTTTCGTAACCGCACCTTTAACTATCCGGAATATAAAAAAGTTCGCCTGCTGCTGCTGGGCGCCGCCGCGGTGTGCATCCTTGGTATCTGGATTTTCTATCCGCTGGTGATGCGCCTGGGCTTTAGCGAGGAGTGGCTGAATTCGATCCCCACCTCGCGCTACATGCTGCCTTATCTGTTCGCCGCGCTGGCGGTCAGCCCGCTGACGGTGATCGAACTGATCTTCGGCTCCCGACGCTACTTTTTGCGTATTCAGATTGAGCAGTTGCTGATTATCGTCATCGCCTTCATCGCCTTGCCGTACTTTGGCGTCAGTTATGAAATCGCCCTGCTGGCCTTCTCGTTTCTGACCTTCGCGCGTTACTTGTTCATTTTGCTCAAAATGAATCAGCGGGCGAAAACGCTTTCGCTGCAGGAGCAGAAAATATGCAGCTAA
- a CDS encoding glycosyltransferase family 4 protein codes for MTINVTVLGTRGIPDVQGGVETHCQNLYPEIYRQGSAEVCVIARSPYVNYRRSEYQGVKLKSLWAPKSRKFEAIIHSALAAFSTLFDGSNVVHVHAVGPGLVVPLLRLLGKRVVFTHHGPDYDRQKWGRMAKEMLRLGEKWAVKYANEVIVISEVINNLIKHKHGRHNAHVIYNGVRQADLPPADRQAEILDKYGLKPGQYIVAVARFVEEKGLHDLVAAYAAAGCSVPLVLIGDADHADEYSERLKQQATATPNVILTGFISGAPLHTLFSQAGLFVLPSYHEGLPIALLEAMSWSLPVVVSDIPANLEIGLPPADYFPVGNVPGLTQKLQQWVAGEKADYSQFMPKYRWPEIAAQTAQVYQRLT; via the coding sequence ATGACCATCAACGTCACGGTATTAGGCACGCGCGGGATCCCCGATGTGCAGGGCGGCGTCGAAACTCACTGCCAGAATTTATACCCGGAAATCTATCGCCAGGGCAGCGCGGAAGTCTGCGTGATCGCCCGCTCGCCCTATGTGAACTACCGACGCAGCGAATATCAGGGCGTTAAACTCAAGAGTCTGTGGGCGCCGAAAAGCCGTAAATTCGAGGCTATTATTCACTCGGCGCTGGCGGCGTTCAGTACCTTATTCGACGGCTCCAACGTGGTTCACGTTCACGCCGTCGGCCCCGGCCTGGTGGTGCCGTTGCTGCGTCTGCTGGGAAAACGCGTCGTCTTTACCCATCATGGCCCGGATTACGATCGGCAGAAATGGGGCCGGATGGCCAAAGAGATGCTGCGCCTTGGCGAAAAATGGGCGGTGAAATACGCCAATGAAGTGATCGTCATTTCCGAGGTCATCAATAATCTGATTAAGCACAAGCATGGCCGCCATAACGCCCATGTTATCTACAACGGCGTGCGTCAGGCCGACCTGCCTCCTGCGGATCGGCAGGCAGAGATCCTCGATAAATACGGTCTAAAACCGGGCCAGTATATCGTTGCCGTGGCCCGTTTTGTCGAAGAGAAAGGACTGCACGATCTCGTTGCCGCCTATGCCGCCGCCGGGTGTTCGGTACCGCTGGTGCTCATTGGCGATGCCGACCACGCCGATGAATATAGCGAGCGCCTGAAGCAACAGGCGACCGCCACGCCAAACGTCATCCTCACAGGCTTTATCAGCGGCGCGCCGCTGCATACGCTGTTCTCGCAGGCCGGGCTATTCGTGCTGCCCTCTTATCATGAAGGATTGCCGATCGCGCTGCTGGAGGCCATGTCGTGGTCACTGCCGGTGGTGGTCAGCGACATTCCGGCCAACCTAGAAATTGGCCTGCCGCCAGCGGACTACTTTCCCGTCGGCAACGTTCCGGGTCTGACGCAGAAACTGCAACAATGGGTCGCAGGAGAAAAAGCGGATTACAGCCAGTTTATGCCGAAGTACCGCTGGCCGGAAATCGCCGCGCAAACCGCGCAAGTCTATCAGCGCTTAACGTAA
- a CDS encoding GumC family protein — protein sequence MAISLVENAKKKEGFIDFTPYFNKIKHKLIWCLAVVIVAAVASFILTRFMSSSYTATATVLFKAQSQDVSPLPRLENYDSTRSDYYETKYALMGSRVVLDAAVRKLKLEQDSEFNGGDNLDETARINNAIQALQKSLTISGVRTTQLVAVSMEAKSPQKAADIANGVAQAFIDYSLQQKQNTLLQAQGWNEKMMDDLKTKMDQQKADIDNFLKQNGLLTFRSMDGYETERLGIVINHLADATQRRLKAQTVWDKVRRQQGKPVEQIISLPEISGHPQVQDLRIALIQTRRNLSEAAKHYGPQHPKYLQAQAQLQAVNAQLGQVLGELFNGLRQQYQIALDDEQHYQKMLNDQKADFQALGAKRDQYNTMTTALNKTEELYKSLYQRANEQKLSETFSVPDEVIYDAAVPPDRPSKPQRGLLIVMITLMALALYIMYLIVSTALDKTVNSLSELKAKTALEASGEFPLLAHLENAQQIFHNVLYADMIHSLRLALLNKRDKPATILVTSVQSRSGSSYIAELLACSASKSRKTLLIDLDYLATQGLSAKFPQHKQGFSQLLNGECMPEQSVVKLDDQLDFIPRGKLNDSSLLLLTSERLPALLATLHQTYDTLIIDAPALNQAQDSLLLAAQSDMTLLVVKAGEQAPQIRKAEQRLQSAGSSRVASVLNQVREEHLETQEGKRLLERQMHELIAPK from the coding sequence ATGGCAATTTCACTGGTCGAAAACGCGAAAAAGAAAGAAGGCTTTATCGACTTCACGCCTTATTTCAACAAAATTAAGCACAAGCTTATCTGGTGCCTGGCGGTGGTGATTGTCGCCGCCGTGGCGTCATTTATTCTGACGCGCTTTATGTCTTCCAGCTACACGGCGACCGCTACCGTACTGTTCAAAGCGCAGTCGCAGGACGTCTCTCCTCTGCCGCGACTGGAAAACTACGATTCCACGCGCAGCGATTACTACGAGACCAAGTACGCGTTAATGGGGTCACGAGTAGTGCTCGATGCCGCGGTGCGTAAATTAAAGCTGGAGCAGGATAGCGAATTTAACGGCGGCGATAATCTCGACGAAACCGCGCGTATTAATAATGCTATTCAGGCGCTGCAAAAAAGCCTGACCATTTCCGGCGTACGCACCACCCAACTGGTTGCCGTATCGATGGAAGCGAAATCACCGCAGAAAGCCGCCGATATCGCCAACGGCGTCGCCCAGGCCTTCATCGATTACAGCCTGCAGCAGAAGCAAAACACCTTGCTTCAGGCGCAGGGCTGGAACGAAAAAATGATGGATGACCTGAAAACCAAAATGGATCAGCAGAAGGCGGACATCGATAACTTCCTCAAGCAGAACGGATTACTAACCTTCCGCAGCATGGATGGTTATGAGACCGAGCGGCTGGGGATTGTGATTAACCATCTGGCCGACGCCACCCAGCGTCGTCTGAAAGCGCAGACGGTATGGGACAAGGTCCGCCGCCAGCAGGGTAAACCGGTAGAGCAGATTATCTCGCTGCCGGAAATCTCCGGCCATCCGCAGGTGCAGGATTTACGCATTGCCCTCATCCAGACCCGGCGCAATCTTTCCGAAGCGGCCAAACACTACGGCCCGCAGCATCCGAAATATCTGCAGGCCCAGGCGCAGCTGCAGGCGGTGAATGCCCAGCTCGGCCAGGTATTGGGCGAGCTGTTTAACGGCCTGCGCCAGCAGTATCAAATCGCCCTCGACGATGAGCAGCACTACCAAAAAATGCTCAACGATCAGAAGGCCGATTTCCAGGCGCTCGGCGCCAAGCGCGACCAGTACAACACCATGACCACCGCGCTGAATAAAACCGAAGAGCTTTATAAATCACTGTACCAGCGCGCTAACGAGCAGAAATTGTCAGAGACCTTCTCGGTACCGGATGAAGTCATTTACGACGCCGCCGTACCGCCGGATCGTCCATCTAAACCCCAGCGCGGCCTGTTGATCGTGATGATTACCCTGATGGCGCTGGCGCTGTATATCATGTACCTGATAGTCAGTACCGCGCTGGATAAAACGGTGAATAGCCTCAGCGAGCTCAAAGCGAAAACCGCCCTCGAGGCCAGCGGCGAATTTCCGCTACTGGCGCATCTGGAAAACGCGCAGCAGATTTTCCATAACGTGCTCTACGCCGATATGATCCACAGCCTGCGGCTGGCGTTGCTCAATAAGCGCGATAAACCCGCCACCATCCTGGTGACTTCGGTACAATCCCGCTCCGGCAGTTCGTATATTGCCGAACTGCTGGCCTGCTCAGCCAGCAAATCGCGTAAAACGCTGCTGATTGACCTCGACTACCTGGCGACTCAGGGGTTATCGGCGAAATTTCCTCAACATAAACAGGGCTTCAGTCAATTGCTGAACGGCGAGTGCATGCCGGAGCAGTCCGTCGTCAAACTGGATGATCAACTGGACTTTATACCCCGCGGCAAGCTCAACGACTCTTCGCTGCTGTTGCTCACCTCTGAACGCCTGCCGGCGCTGCTGGCAACGTTGCATCAAACTTACGATACGCTAATCATCGACGCCCCGGCGCTGAACCAGGCTCAGGATAGCCTGCTGTTGGCGGCACAAAGCGATATGACTCTGCTGGTGGTGAAGGCCGGCGAGCAGGCTCCGCAGATCCGCAAAGCGGAACAACGTCTGCAGAGCGCGGGTAGTAGCCGGGTGGCGAGCGTGCTTAACCAGGTGCGCGAAGAACACCTGGAAACGCAGGAAGGTAAACGCCTGCTTGAGCGCCAGATGCACGAACTCATTGCTCCGAAATAG
- a CDS encoding glycosyltransferase family 4 protein encodes MKILFVNKFFFIKGGAETVYFQERDAMLQAGYQVVDFSMLHAENKPSPWEEFFVHNVDYHDSHGLMSKIKAGVDFIYNAEACAKLNTLLLRERPDIVHFHNIYHQLTPAVIGVAKRFGCKTVLTAHDYKIVCPSYTMLRDGHVCEECLTGSVINAFRHRCQQGDTFKSLLLSLEAYWQKFAKNYAMLDCIIAPSEFMRQTLLRKLPDARIEVIVNGIDANSTVPGETAGDYFLYIGRLSREKGVPTLAQAQQKMQEAMPLKIVGDGPLGADLRARFNGPQFLGYMKHGEELNNLIRGARAVVVPSEYYENCSMSVLEAMAFGRPVIGGNIGGIPEQIRDGVDGYLVEPGNSDALAQLMDKLAADPELARNMGINARQRLEEKYDLARHMQVLQALYEQLVGEKK; translated from the coding sequence ATGAAAATTCTCTTCGTTAACAAATTCTTCTTTATCAAAGGCGGCGCGGAAACCGTTTATTTTCAGGAACGCGACGCGATGCTGCAAGCCGGCTACCAGGTGGTCGACTTCAGCATGCTGCACGCGGAAAATAAACCGTCGCCGTGGGAGGAATTTTTCGTCCATAACGTCGATTACCACGACAGCCACGGCCTGATGAGCAAAATCAAAGCTGGGGTGGACTTTATTTATAATGCCGAGGCCTGCGCGAAGCTCAACACGCTTTTGTTGCGCGAGCGGCCGGATATTGTTCATTTTCATAATATCTATCATCAGCTTACGCCTGCCGTTATCGGCGTGGCGAAACGCTTTGGCTGCAAAACGGTACTCACCGCCCACGATTACAAAATCGTCTGTCCTTCGTACACCATGCTGCGCGATGGTCATGTCTGCGAAGAGTGTCTGACCGGGTCAGTGATCAACGCTTTTCGTCACCGCTGCCAGCAGGGCGATACTTTCAAAAGTCTGCTGCTATCGTTGGAGGCCTACTGGCAGAAGTTCGCCAAAAATTACGCCATGCTCGACTGTATCATCGCCCCAAGCGAGTTTATGCGCCAGACCCTGCTGCGTAAGCTGCCCGACGCCCGCATTGAAGTGATCGTCAACGGTATTGATGCCAATAGCACCGTCCCCGGCGAAACTGCGGGCGACTATTTTCTCTATATTGGCCGTCTGAGCCGGGAAAAAGGCGTACCGACTCTGGCGCAGGCGCAGCAAAAAATGCAGGAGGCGATGCCGCTTAAGATTGTCGGCGATGGCCCATTGGGCGCAGACCTACGCGCGCGCTTCAACGGCCCGCAGTTCCTCGGCTATATGAAACACGGCGAGGAGCTGAATAACCTTATTCGCGGGGCCCGAGCGGTAGTCGTCCCCTCTGAATATTATGAAAACTGCTCCATGTCGGTGCTCGAAGCCATGGCTTTTGGCCGCCCGGTGATCGGCGGCAATATTGGCGGTATCCCGGAACAGATCCGTGACGGCGTCGACGGCTATCTGGTTGAACCCGGCAATAGCGACGCGCTGGCGCAACTGATGGACAAACTGGCTGCAGACCCTGAGCTGGCCCGCAATATGGGAATTAACGCCCGCCAGCGGCTGGAAGAAAAATACGATCTCGCCCGCCACATGCAGGTGCTGCAGGCGCTTTATGAACAACTTGTCGGGGAGAAAAAATGA